A stretch of DNA from Vicingus serpentipes:
CTAGAAGAAGGTGATTTAGCAATGCAAATGGCGGTAGAACCAGGAAGTTCTTTGGAAAAAAGCATTGCAACCTCAACTAAAGCTGAGAAAATTTTAAAAGATAATTTTTCTGAAGTAAAACATGTTGTCTCGAAAATAGGAACAGCAGAGGTTCCAACTGACCCAATGGCCATAGAAGATGCAGATATTATGATTATTCTAAAAGAAAAAGGCGAGTGGGAAAATGCTGAAACAAGAGAGGAATTAATCGATTTAATGAAAGAGAAGTTAGCTGTTATTAAAGACGCTTCTTTTGAATTTACACAACCTATTCAACTTCGTTTTAATGAGTTAATGACAGGGGCTAAAACAGATATTGCCATCCAAATTTTTGGAGAAGATGTTAAGCTTTTAAAAACATTAGCTGATAACACCGCAAAAGAAATTCAAAATATAAATGGTGTTGGTGATGTAAAAGTTGAACAAACAGACGGGTTAAAACAGCTTAGTGTTATTCTAGATAGAAAAAAGCTATCATTAAATCAAGTAAATGTTGATGATGTAAACAACACAATTAAATCAGCATATGCAGGGTCTACTGTAGGCTCTATTTATGAAAACGAACGAAGTTTTGATTTAGTTGTTAGATTAAATCAAAAAAGCATACGGTCATTATCCCTAAACGGATTATTTGTTAATGACATAAATGGACATCCTGTTTCTTTAGACCAAGTTGCTAGCATAAAAGAAACTATTGCTCCAATGCAAATTTCTAGAGAGGATGCCAAAAGAAGAATATCTGTTGGTGTAAATGTGCGTGACAGAGATATTGCTTCTTTAGTTGAAGAAATACAATCAAAAATTAAAAGCAATGTTACCCTTCCTCCTGGTTATACGGTAAAATACGGAGGGCAGTTTGAAAACTTACAAAATGCTTTAAAACGACTGAAAATTGTTGTTCCTGTTGCTTTATTTCTAATACTATTTTTACTTTACATTGCTTTCAATTCAATAAAAGAATCTCTCATCATTTTTATGGCTGTTCCTCTTGCCTCTATTGGTGGTATTTTAGCGTTATGGCTAAGAGATTTGCCTTTTAGTATATCAGCAGGGATAGGTTTTATAGCCTTATTTGGTGTAGCTGTTTTAAATGGAATTGTATTAGTAAATGAGTTTATCCGATTAAAACAACTAAACACCTATCCAAACATGAAAGATTTAATTTTAGCTGGAGCAAACACTCGTTTACGACCTGTTTTAATGACCGCTCTTGTTGCCTCTTTGGGATTTTTACCTATGGCTTTAGCAACTTCTAACGGAGCAGAAGTTCAAAGACCTTTAGCAACAGTTGTTATTGGCGGACTAATAACATCAACACTACTTACATTGCTAGTTTTACCTGCTTTGTATTTTTTATTCCACACGTTTAAAAACGGTACTAAAAAACCCTCAATAATAGGAGCTGTTGTTACTATTGGCTTTGTATTGTCTTCAATTAATGTTGGAGCACAAAACAAAGTTGGTTTGTCAGAATTAATTGTTGCTGCAAAACAAAACCAACTAGAAGTAAAAATGGTTGAAATTGAAAAACAACAATGGGAAAATGAAAAGAAAAACGCTTACGTTTTAAACCCGCTTCAAATTGGATTGCAATATGGACAAATTAGTGATAATAATACCGATATGTTTTGGGATGTAATGCAGGATTTTGGAAGGCCATGGAGTATAAAAACAAATAAAAATTATGCTCAATTAGGGGTTGATTATGCAAAACAAAAAAGCAAAACAATTCATCAAGAAGTTGAGTATAATATAACGTCTACTTATTATGGGTGGTTATTTTATAAAAATGCTTACCAGCAATTGCTCCAAATAAACGAAGCTTTAAATGCGACGCTAAAACACGCCCAACAAATGTTTGATGCTGGAGAAATTAACACCACCGATTTGTTGTTAATTAAACAGATTCAAAATAGTGTTTTACAAAAAACAAGCGGATTTTTTAACAAAGAAAAAACAAGCGAAGCAAATCTTATTTATTTGTCTGGCTTAAACCAAGCCGTTATAAAAGATACCGCTTATACTGTATTGCCTTATGAAAAAAACCAAGAATTAAGCACAAACTTATATCAAGAAAATGATTTATTAATTCAACAATTAACACAAAAAGAAAAGGTGATAAAAGCAAGTTATTCTCCTTCTTTTCAGTTGGGCTATTTTAATCAATCTATTTCAACAAACAAAGGTTTTCAGGGCGTACAAGGGGGATTATCTATCCCGTTGTTTTTTGCGGGGAAAAAAAATCAACTACAAACAAATCGCTTACAAACTGATATTGTAACCCAAAAACAAAACAATCTAAAAAATCAACTTAAAAGCGAGTTGATTAGTTTGGAAAAAACTATTGCTTTACTTGAAGGTTCTGTTTCTAATCAAAATAGAACAGACAATATTTCTGCAAAAGGGTTAAAGCAATTACAAGAAAAATTAAGTTTAGGAGAAATCAGTTTTATCGATTTTTTGAAGTTAAGCTCAATAATTATTGACGGAACAATTGGCGAACTAGAATTATTAAACAACTACAATCAAGCAGTTATAAAATACAATTATTTAACAACTAACTTTTAACTCACCATCATGAAGCTATCCGTTTTAAAACTTTAAGAAAGAAATAATTGGTAAGCTCCAAGTAACAAATTAAAAATAAAAACACATGAAAAATATAATTTTATATAGTATTGTTTTAGCAAGTTTCACTGCTTGTAACGAAACTAAAAAAGCAGAAAATATAACTGAAGAAGAAACTACAACTTTAATTGAAGAGACTGTTAAAACAGAAAAAAATTCTCCTATTAATCAAAATATCGAATGTTTTGGTGTTGTCGATGTTCCTCCTTTTGCTGTTCATGAAATTTTCGCAAAAACCTCTGGTTACATCTTAGATTTAACCATTTTAGAAGGACAACATGTAAAAAAAGGAGAGGTAATTGCCGAAATTGAGTCTCCTGATTTTGCTAACTTACAAAAAGAATATAAATCGGCTAAAGCTACTTTCGATTGGCATGAACAAAACTTTAAACGAAATGAAAAGCTTTATGAAAGCAATGCTATTGCTGATAAAGATTTTCAGCTTATCGAAAAAGAATATAAAATTGCCAAAGCCAATTATATTGGCCTTAAAGAAGAAATAAAATCTATTGGTTTTGATGAAAATGCCATTTTAAACACTAATGATGTTCGCCTAAAAATTAGAAGCAAAACTAGCGGAACTATTGTTAAAATTAATGTTAAAAACGGTTCAATGGTATCTCCTCAAATGCATCTGTTCACATTGCTAGATAAAGCTCATCTTCATGTTGAAATGAGTGTTGCTGCGGCCAATATTACAAACGTAAAAGCCGAACAACCTTTCTTCATTATGAACGGAAACGACAGTATCGCAGGCACGGTTCATTTAATTAACGAAATGATTGAAGAAGATAATACTGTAAAAGTGCATGGCCACTTTAACAACGTAGAAGACGAAGAAAAGTTAATTGTTGGGCAAAAAGTTTTTGTAAATATTGTGCAGTAAAACCATTATTTTTGGTGTGTGAATATTTCGTTTAAACCCATAGAAAAAATAGATCTGCCATCAGTTACGGCTATTTACAATTATTATGTAGAAAATAGCACCGCAACCTTTCATTTGGCACCTGTTTCTGAACAAGAAATGGAGACAACCCTTTTATTGGGTCATAGGCTATACAAGTCTTTTGTTATTTTGTCAGAAGGTGCAATTGTTGGTTTTTGCTATTTGGGTCAGTTTAGAAAAAAAGAAGCTTACGACATTAGTTCTGAAGTTACTTTGTACATTAAACATGATTTCACAGGCAAAAAAATAGGAGGATCTGTTTTGGCTTTTATGGAACAAGAAGCTAAAAAATTAGGCTTAAAAAACCTGGTTGGTGTTATAACATCCGAAAACAAAGGAAGTCTCAAGTTGTTTGAGCGAAACGGTTATTTTAAATGTGGACATTTAAAAAATATTGGAATTAAGTTCGGAAAAGCTTTAGATGTTATTTCTTATCAAAAAGAAATTTAATGGAATACTTGCCACTATTTGGATCTGTTTTGTTTATTCATTTGTTGGCTGTTATGAGTCCAGGTCCTGATTTTATTATGGCCCTAAGAAACTCCCTAACCTATTCACGAAAAACTGGGGTTTATACAGCAATTGGTTTTGGGCTGGGTATTGGTGTTCATGTTTTTTACTGTGTTTTCGGGTTGGCATTAATTATATCAACCTCTCAAGTTGCTTTTAACATTATAAAATTCTTGGGGGTTGCTTATTTAGCATACATTGGGGTCGTTTCAGTTTATTCTAAGACAAAAGACATAAGCGCAGGAAACCAAGCCCACAAAAAAGATATTAGTGCATTAAAAGCAATTAAAATAGGTTTTTTAACCAATGTGTTAAACCCTAAAGCTACATTGTTTTTTTTAAGCTTATTTACCTTTGTAATTGGCCCCAATGTACCCAAAAGCATTGCGTGGGTTTTAGGGGTAATGATGATGATAAATACTGCTTTATGGTTTAGTCTTGTTGCGATTTTTTTTACTCAATCCCGCATTAGAGCGATATTTAATAAATATCAAAAAGCATTTAATATTGTTTTCGGTGTTTTACTAATTGCAATAGCTATTAAAATTGTTTTTACTTAAATTTATAAAATGAAAAAAATATTCCTTTCACTCGTAATATTAACTGTAATATCCGCAAACTCGCAAACTATGAAAGAAAGCATACACCAATTTAAAGTAACAGACCTTTACGGCGAAGAATTTGATTTTAGCTCTTTGAAAGGGGAAAAAATAATAATGGTAAACACGGCTAGTGAGTGTGGTTTAACTCCTCAATACGAGCAGCTGCAAGAGGTTTATGAAAAATACAAAGACCAAAACTTTGTTATAGTTGGGTTTCCTGCAAATAACTTTGGTGCTCAAGAACCCGGTAGCGATGAAGATATTGCCACTTTTTGTAAAAAGAACTATGGCGTTACTTTTCCGATGATGAGTAAAATTTCTGTTCAAGGACGAGACCAACATGAAGTTTATAAATTCTTAACTCAAAAAAGCAAAAATGGATTAGAAGATTCTGAAGTAGTTTGGAATTTTCAAAAATACTTGGTTGATGAAAATGGGTTTTTGGTAAAAGTATTGCATCCTAAAACTCTTGTTACTGAAGATGATGTTATAAAATGGATTGAAGAGTAAATAATTGTTTGTCCTACCCCAGCCAATTTAAAACATTATCCTTCCAAATTAACTTAGAATCGTTTTCTGTTAAAATATTAAGGTTAACCGCGTCGTCAATTACTTTTCCAGGATAACAATCGCCAACAGATTCCATTTCTCCTAATGGATATGGGTCGTCCAATCCTGATACGATTTGTGAAACCCCAACCCTATGTTTTAGTAATTGAAGAGTATAAGGATCGTGAACCAGTGTATCAAAAAATAAGTTTGGATGCCCAAGTGTGGTTTTCGGATGTTCTGCTCCTTTAAATAAATCTGGACGTCCTTCAAACCCTTGAACTCTTCGCCCATAATTTGCTTGTCCCAGCATACATCCATGTGCAAAACATACCCTAACATTCGGAAATTTGTTGGGAATATTTTTAAGCGTAAATAAATGTAATGTGTCAGCTGTTTGTGCCATCATCCATACCAAATGAAATCTCCAGTTTTCATCTTTAAGTTTAATCATTTTAGGGGCGTCGTAGGGATGAATTTCAATGGCTAATTTATATTTGTTGGCTAATTCATAAATTGGAAAACAGGATTCATCTGCTACAGAAACCCATTCTTCATTCTTGTTTAAATAATGGGTTGGTAAACATAAAAGTTTCATTCCTAGCTCAACAACACATCTTTCAATTTCAGCTAATGCCTCGTCCATAAAGTTAGGTTGAACAACAAACCCACAAGTGAATTTTGTAGGGTTTTCATTTTGAACAAAAGCATTAAAGTCATTTTGCCAGCGAATAGCGTCAATAGCGTCTTGTCTTGACCAACCGTTACAGTAAACCTGTGAAAGGTTTAACATTACACCATGGTCTATCTTGTTTTTTTCCATCCAAATCAATTTATCTTTTAGAAAAAAACTTGGGTCAGTTATTGGCCTAGACCAACTCCCTTGGCGCATAAACTTTTTATCATCATCAATCCAAAACAGTTTCTTATCCTTCATAAATTGAGGGATTTGTTTTGGTTCAGGCAAAATGTGACCATGACCGTTAATTCTAGTAAAACTCATCTTAATCTGTAAACTTTGGGTCTGTTTCCATTGTATGCCCACAGTTATCACAAGTTCTTAATTCTTCTGAATTATAAAAGCGTTTGAACACTGGCAAAAAGTCTTTTTCTACATTAGATAAGTCAAACTTTTCTTCATATAGCTGATGATTACATTTGTCACAAAACCACATTAAACCATCCTTAAGTCCTGTTCCTTTTCTTTTTCTTTCTATCACAAGCCCGACAGAACCTTCAGATCTTCCTGGTGAATGAGGAATGTTTGCTGGCAACAAAAACATTTCTCCCTCTTTAATGGGCACTTGAACTGCTTTTCCGTCTTGTTGAATGGTAACACAAATGTCTCCTTTAACTTGATAAAACAATTCTTCCGTTTCGTTGTAATGATAATCTTTTCTTGCATTTGGACCACCCACAACCATTACAATATAATCTCCTGATTCTGTGTAAAGGTTTTTGTTTGCTACTGGCGGTTTTAATTTATCTTTATTATCTTCAATCCATTGATTGAAATTAAACGGGGGTATAATCGACATATTTTTATTTTTTAAACACCCTAAAGGTAGTTAAGTTGCTTGATTTATAAAAGAAAAATAACGATCAAGTCTATAGTCCTAGCATAACTTTTATATTTGTTTCCAAAACCTCCCCCATATTCTTACATGAAAGAAATGCTGAAGAAGAATGAAATTTACCTAACTCCAACTTTAAATTCTCTACGTTATCATCAAAAGAAATTTTATCTTTTTTAAGTACGTCAATCAGCGAATCAATTTGATACTTATCATTTAAATATCTTTTTCTTAACAATGATTTTTCTTCTTTTTTGTATTGCTCAATGGTTTCCAATGGAATGGCATTTTGTATTAATTGAACATAAAAAGCGTTTTCAATATAAAACTGCGGAAGGTAAATTCTACATCGCTTTTCAAAACTTTGTTGGTCAAAATCTATTGCCCTAACCCGATATTGAATTTGGTCAAAATCTTGAGTGACAACAACTACATAGTTATATGCTCTCATATCTCCTAAAAGTCTAACAAAACACTGCTCGTTAAATTTAACAAATTCTTTAGACAGCCTTACCGGGTTTATGTTTCGTTGGCCAGATTTTACTTCATTAATAAATTGATCTCCTGGTATTCCAATAATATGCTCCTCTATAAGCGTGTCTTTGTAGTAGATATAATTTATTTTGTTGGGAGAAAAATGATGTTCTAACTCTAACCCATAAACTCTAGATGCGTCAGCTTTCTTAACATAATAGTAATCGTAATTATCGTTTAATTGATTTAAAATTTTTATTCGAAAAGGTTTAGAATTTCCATAACCACAAAAGTCAATACCATCAACCGTTAAGTGGTCTAATTTTGTTCCGTCAGAAATTAGTAATCGGTATATTTCAACAAGTCCTGCATATAAATAATCCATCTCATTAGGACCATAAACACACCTGTTCCATAATGTTGGCTCTCCTGAAAAATCTTCTAATGGAATTAAACTAGCATACCTCAGCAAATCTTCATACTGCAAAGGTATTTCTATGCTTCTTGATATTTTTACTAAATAGTCGTTGAGTTCTTTGCCAATTTTAAAAAAAGGCTTTTTGTATTCTATATTGTTAAGTCGCATAATTAGCTATAAAGCTAAAAAATTACACAACCTATACAAAACTCTTGCTCCAACATTTGCGTCCCACTCATTGTTTCCAACCTCATTTAAATCAAACCCTATTATTTTTTTGCCCGAAGAGACAAGTTCTCTAATTAAAAAATTGATTTGTTCAACTTCAAAACCTCCAGCAACCGGCGTTCCAGTATTTGGACAAAGTTTTGGGTCTAAACCATCAATATCGTAACTTATGTAAACTTTTTCTGGCAATTCATTAATTATTTCTTTGCATTGTTGCTCCCAGGTTTTACCTTCATATTGAGCATTTTTAATATCCCAATCAAAAAAAGTTTTAATTCTGTTTTCAGAATTATTTATTAATTCTATCTCTGCTGGACAAATATCTCTAATTCCAACCTGAACCAACTTAGAAACCTTGTTGTTTTTAAGTGCGTTAAACATTATAGAGGCGTGAGAATATATAAACCCTTCGTAAGCCTCTCTGAGGTCAGCGTGTGCGTCTATTTGAAGTATTCCAAAGCTGTCATGTCTTTTAGACAGGGCGTTTATTAATCCTAATGGAGAGTTGTGATCGCCACCCAACAAACAAACTGTTTTGTTTTGGTTTATATAAGTTAACGCTGTTTCTTCTACTTTTCTATTTAGCTCTTCACAATGCAAATTGATTTTTTCATATAAACCCTTGTCTTCTTCTGTAAACGGGATTTCGTTCTCCAGCTTATCAATAAGAATTGTTGCTATTTCTCCTATTTCTCTATTCTTTTTGAGTTCTTCTTCAAAAATTGGCAACATAGCAACTTTTGTTTTCCAGGCCTCTTTTTTATAAGGACTATAAAAATCAAGCTGTGTTGATGCTTCTAAAATTGCTTTTGGCCCTTCGGCTGTTCCTTTTGAATAAGAACAAGTAATGTCAGATTGAACAGGTATAATAACAATTTGGCTTTCCTCAACACTGTAAGGAAAGCCAAAAATATTGCCATTGTTTATACCAACTTCGTTAGGATTAAACATTGTTTATGCGTTTACTGCTTCTTTTTTTAATAACTTTTTCACAAAGTTTGGCATTGCAAAAGCTGCTTTATGAATTTCTTGATTGTAATAATTTAGTTCATTTTTGTTTACAAACGCCTCTATTTTACTTTCGTCAGCATTAATAGGATTTATATTCCCTTTCGATGCTATTTGGAAGCTCCACATTCCAGTAGGATATGTAGGAATATAAAACAATAATGTGTTTACTTTTTCTTGACCAAAAATATTACTCAAACATTGGTTTAACTCAACGAAAACTTTTCCGTTAAACATTGGAGATTCTCCTTGTGCAACAAGTAACCCATTTTCCGATAAAGCATTTTTACAGTTTGTATAAAACTCATCTGTAAACAATCCTTCTGCTGGTCCAACAGGGTCTGATCCATCAACCATTATTAAGTCGTATTCTCCAGCTTTTGCGTTTTTAACAAACTCTATTCCATCGCCAACTATTAGGTTTAGTTTTGGGTTGTCAAACTCACAAGAAATAGATGGCAAATGTTCTTTACATGCTTCTATTACAACTCCGTCTATTTCTACCATTGTAACTTTTTCAACGCTCTCGTGTTTTAAAATTTCACGAATTGTTCCTCCGTCACCACCGCCTATTACTAAAACATTTTTAGCGTTTCCATAAGCAAGCATAGCTGGGTGAGAAATCATTTCGTGATAATGATACTCATCTTTTTCGGTACACATAACCATATTGTCTATGGTTAACATTTTACCATAAGCATGGGTGTCTAAAACTGAAACTCTTTGAAAAGGAGATTCTTTTCTAAACAATACTTCTCCTGTATATCTTAATGAAAGCGCTTGATTTTCGTCTTTATCAGTAAACCACACATCTCTTGTATATTTTCCAGGGTTAACACGATCTGTTGTTTGACTTCTCATAGAACTTAAGTCAAAATCCATTCTCTCCAACAAATTAATAACCCCTCTTCTCATTTCTATAGCTGAATAATTTTTGGCCTTAAACTGATCTTGTAAATAGTCAAACGCAGCCCAGGTGTTTGTGTCGCCACAAGTAAAAATATCTACTGCAGCATAACCGTATTCTGGCCAAGTATGAATTGCCAGGTGACTTTCTTGAACAACAACAACCCCAGAAACACCGTAAGGTGAAAAATGATGAAACGTTGAGTTTATCACTGTCATTTCTGCTCTAACAGCAGCTTCAACCATGTCGCGTTCTATTGCTACAACATCGTTCATAATTTCAGGTGAACACCCTGTAAATTCAACCAAAATATGGTTCCCTAATGCACTCATAATGTAAGTTTTATAAAATAAAAAAGTGGTTAAAATTAACCACTTTTATTGTTCTTTGTTAGTTTATGTCTTTTTATATCAAGTTTATTTTATTAAAGAGATCGTCTTTGTATGAACCCCCTATTGGAATAAGCTTTTTTCCTCCTTCTATTACAATGTTTGGTTGTTCTATTGCTATTATTTTATCAAGTCTTACTATATAGGAACGGTGCACTCTTTGAAAATCGTTTTTAGGTAACTTTTTTTCAATGTCTTTCATTGTTGAGTGAATAGTATATTTAGCCTCACCAATATTAATAACTACATAATCTTTAAGTGCTTCTACATATAAAATGCTTGAAGTTTTTACCTTAACAAGTCTTGAGTTTGATTTAACAAATATAACACCATCATCTCCTTCCTTGTTTTCTACTAAAGAATAAAGAAAATCTCTTTCTTTAATGATTTCTGCTTCTTTACTATGTTTGTAAAGAGCCATTTCTATTGAGGTGTGAAGGTCGATTTCTTTAAAGGGTTTAATTATATAGCCATATGGTTCTGTAACTTTTGCTTTACTAAGCGTATTTTCATCAGCATAAGCTGTTAAATATATTACAGGAACATTAAGTGTTTCTTTAATTTTTTCTGCAGTATCAATTCC
This window harbors:
- a CDS encoding glutathione peroxidase, which produces MKKIFLSLVILTVISANSQTMKESIHQFKVTDLYGEEFDFSSLKGEKIIMVNTASECGLTPQYEQLQEVYEKYKDQNFVIVGFPANNFGAQEPGSDEDIATFCKKNYGVTFPMMSKISVQGRDQHEVYKFLTQKSKNGLEDSEVVWNFQKYLVDENGFLVKVLHPKTLVTEDDVIKWIEE
- a CDS encoding 3-hydroxyanthranilate 3,4-dioxygenase — protein: MSIIPPFNFNQWIEDNKDKLKPPVANKNLYTESGDYIVMVVGGPNARKDYHYNETEELFYQVKGDICVTIQQDGKAVQVPIKEGEMFLLPANIPHSPGRSEGSVGLVIERKRKGTGLKDGLMWFCDKCNHQLYEEKFDLSNVEKDFLPVFKRFYNSEELRTCDNCGHTMETDPKFTD
- a CDS encoding response regulator, producing MSKYNILVVEDESIVSKDIQQSLKKLGYNIVGAAATGEKAVLLANETKPDLVLMDIMLKGDMSGIDTAEKIKETLNVPVIYLTAYADENTLSKAKVTEPYGYIIKPFKEIDLHTSIEMALYKHSKEAEIIKERDFLYSLVENKEGDDGVIFVKSNSRLVKVKTSSILYVEALKDYVVINIGEAKYTIHSTMKDIEKKLPKNDFQRVHRSYIVRLDKIIAIEQPNIVIEGGKKLIPIGGSYKDDLFNKINLI
- a CDS encoding efflux RND transporter periplasmic adaptor subunit; protein product: MKNIILYSIVLASFTACNETKKAENITEEETTTLIEETVKTEKNSPINQNIECFGVVDVPPFAVHEIFAKTSGYILDLTILEGQHVKKGEVIAEIESPDFANLQKEYKSAKATFDWHEQNFKRNEKLYESNAIADKDFQLIEKEYKIAKANYIGLKEEIKSIGFDENAILNTNDVRLKIRSKTSGTIVKINVKNGSMVSPQMHLFTLLDKAHLHVEMSVAAANITNVKAEQPFFIMNGNDSIAGTVHLINEMIEEDNTVKVHGHFNNVEDEEKLIVGQKVFVNIVQ
- the speE gene encoding polyamine aminopropyltransferase codes for the protein MSALGNHILVEFTGCSPEIMNDVVAIERDMVEAAVRAEMTVINSTFHHFSPYGVSGVVVVQESHLAIHTWPEYGYAAVDIFTCGDTNTWAAFDYLQDQFKAKNYSAIEMRRGVINLLERMDFDLSSMRSQTTDRVNPGKYTRDVWFTDKDENQALSLRYTGEVLFRKESPFQRVSVLDTHAYGKMLTIDNMVMCTEKDEYHYHEMISHPAMLAYGNAKNVLVIGGGDGGTIREILKHESVEKVTMVEIDGVVIEACKEHLPSISCEFDNPKLNLIVGDGIEFVKNAKAGEYDLIMVDGSDPVGPAEGLFTDEFYTNCKNALSENGLLVAQGESPMFNGKVFVELNQCLSNIFGQEKVNTLLFYIPTYPTGMWSFQIASKGNINPINADESKIEAFVNKNELNYYNQEIHKAAFAMPNFVKKLLKKEAVNA
- a CDS encoding GNAT family N-acetyltransferase translates to MNISFKPIEKIDLPSVTAIYNYYVENSTATFHLAPVSEQEMETTLLLGHRLYKSFVILSEGAIVGFCYLGQFRKKEAYDISSEVTLYIKHDFTGKKIGGSVLAFMEQEAKKLGLKNLVGVITSENKGSLKLFERNGYFKCGHLKNIGIKFGKALDVISYQKEI
- a CDS encoding amidohydrolase family protein; translation: MSFTRINGHGHILPEPKQIPQFMKDKKLFWIDDDKKFMRQGSWSRPITDPSFFLKDKLIWMEKNKIDHGVMLNLSQVYCNGWSRQDAIDAIRWQNDFNAFVQNENPTKFTCGFVVQPNFMDEALAEIERCVVELGMKLLCLPTHYLNKNEEWVSVADESCFPIYELANKYKLAIEIHPYDAPKMIKLKDENWRFHLVWMMAQTADTLHLFTLKNIPNKFPNVRVCFAHGCMLGQANYGRRVQGFEGRPDLFKGAEHPKTTLGHPNLFFDTLVHDPYTLQLLKHRVGVSQIVSGLDDPYPLGEMESVGDCYPGKVIDDAVNLNILTENDSKLIWKDNVLNWLG
- a CDS encoding CusA/CzcA family heavy metal efflux RND transporter encodes the protein MFEKIIAYSLKNKLIVLLLIIALILGGIFSLKNIAVDAVPDITNNQVQVVTSSATLPAEEVEKFITFPVEMAVANIPNVTEVRSISRYGLSVVTIVFEDNVDIMKARQFVAEQLTIAREEIPTAFGTPQMMPITTGLGEIYQYVLQVKPGYEAQFDIMKVRTIQDWIVKRQLTGLKGIIEVSSFGGLVKQYEVSVNPLQLMAYNITINDVERALTVNNNNSGGSYIEKNDQAFYIRTEGRAETFSDIENITIKNEGSPIRIKDVAVVKLGSPKRYGAMTIDGKGEVVGGITLMLKGANSSEAVDNVHERMELVKKSLPEGLEIYPYLDRSVLVGKTINTVVKNLIEGGLIVIFVLVLFLGNFRAGLIVSSVIPLSMLFALILMNLLGVSANLMSLGAIDFGIVVDGAVIIVEGVLHILHKKHKGTTLTKLQMNNEIRDASGQIYNTAAFGVLIILVVFVPIFTLEGIEGKTFLPMAQTVSFAILGSLILSVTYVPVAAALFLKKKISDKITFADKIVMALQKRYLPSLKYALNNPKKILVMAVSGLVVSFFIFSRMGSEFIPTLEEGDLAMQMAVEPGSSLEKSIATSTKAEKILKDNFSEVKHVVSKIGTAEVPTDPMAIEDADIMIILKEKGEWENAETREELIDLMKEKLAVIKDASFEFTQPIQLRFNELMTGAKTDIAIQIFGEDVKLLKTLADNTAKEIQNINGVGDVKVEQTDGLKQLSVILDRKKLSLNQVNVDDVNNTIKSAYAGSTVGSIYENERSFDLVVRLNQKSIRSLSLNGLFVNDINGHPVSLDQVASIKETIAPMQISREDAKRRISVGVNVRDRDIASLVEEIQSKIKSNVTLPPGYTVKYGGQFENLQNALKRLKIVVPVALFLILFLLYIAFNSIKESLIIFMAVPLASIGGILALWLRDLPFSISAGIGFIALFGVAVLNGIVLVNEFIRLKQLNTYPNMKDLILAGANTRLRPVLMTALVASLGFLPMALATSNGAEVQRPLATVVIGGLITSTLLTLLVLPALYFLFHTFKNGTKKPSIIGAVVTIGFVLSSINVGAQNKVGLSELIVAAKQNQLEVKMVEIEKQQWENEKKNAYVLNPLQIGLQYGQISDNNTDMFWDVMQDFGRPWSIKTNKNYAQLGVDYAKQKSKTIHQEVEYNITSTYYGWLFYKNAYQQLLQINEALNATLKHAQQMFDAGEINTTDLLLIKQIQNSVLQKTSGFFNKEKTSEANLIYLSGLNQAVIKDTAYTVLPYEKNQELSTNLYQENDLLIQQLTQKEKVIKASYSPSFQLGYFNQSISTNKGFQGVQGGLSIPLFFAGKKNQLQTNRLQTDIVTQKQNNLKNQLKSELISLEKTIALLEGSVSNQNRTDNISAKGLKQLQEKLSLGEISFIDFLKLSSIIIDGTIGELELLNNYNQAVIKYNYLTTNF
- a CDS encoding LysE family translocator, with the protein product MEYLPLFGSVLFIHLLAVMSPGPDFIMALRNSLTYSRKTGVYTAIGFGLGIGVHVFYCVFGLALIISTSQVAFNIIKFLGVAYLAYIGVVSVYSKTKDISAGNQAHKKDISALKAIKIGFLTNVLNPKATLFFLSLFTFVIGPNVPKSIAWVLGVMMMINTALWFSLVAIFFTQSRIRAIFNKYQKAFNIVFGVLLIAIAIKIVFT
- a CDS encoding agmatinase family protein, with the protein product MFNPNEVGINNGNIFGFPYSVEESQIVIIPVQSDITCSYSKGTAEGPKAILEASTQLDFYSPYKKEAWKTKVAMLPIFEEELKKNREIGEIATILIDKLENEIPFTEEDKGLYEKINLHCEELNRKVEETALTYINQNKTVCLLGGDHNSPLGLINALSKRHDSFGILQIDAHADLREAYEGFIYSHASIMFNALKNNKVSKLVQVGIRDICPAEIELINNSENRIKTFFDWDIKNAQYEGKTWEQQCKEIINELPEKVYISYDIDGLDPKLCPNTGTPVAGGFEVEQINFLIRELVSSGKKIIGFDLNEVGNNEWDANVGARVLYRLCNFLAL